The Rhipicephalus microplus isolate Deutch F79 chromosome 4, USDA_Rmic, whole genome shotgun sequence sequence ctccgtgtgaatgactagacacctttgaaatgtgggtaaaaaacactgccactagaacagctcgaacatacattaagaaatgcatatatcgaacataaaaaatgctgcactccttatacaaagtaaatgctaacctaaatctagtgatatgtactaaatgcaaacaaaaaacgaataaaatagaacatgaacagcaacacgtaaacatataaaaaacactaaaccaattatcaatgataaaaagttgaaaacatggcgaaaaacaaactaaactatgtgtatgtctcccgaagcgtataaaattgaacatgaacagcagcacctaaacacattgaaaccgacaaatctataatgaatgatgacaagaaaaaacattgaacacatgacgaaaaattaaactaaactacgtatccctttctcgcagaaagccctcagccatggccagtgccctcctgcaccgctgccgccttctcctgtgccgctgccacacgccgtgctgcagaagcgatgcgggtggttgatttttcatctcccacagcacctgcgatgaatcgtcatggtgtaaatgtttaagtgagctgccggtaaacccttaaccatctcgtggctggaagctgctcctgctgccaagaattgcaacgggcacaacaacttcccctcagttgaagatcaactggcctgatggcatcctatgaaagtgggaagctttgtgtagaagctatgccctcctcgtgcggacctacaaacatttgttgaaactgctctttattaatgtcctcaaatgcatctctcaccatgaaagagccccagggctaaccaaccttttgcccggcagtttatcattgcagatacccgataccatgccctcaatacaatgcatggttcttgtttacaacccaagttggtttcagtcatcataatagaacatggagaatgcttatgccccttatgtaaaatgtaaacaaagggtctactcaccttgagcaccttgtcgccctgctcaaggttccagtcctgcactcaataaagcactaagttctcagatgcttgcgtgttactgtgtcactgccatctacagccgcttcagtggcctccacatccatttccactgcagcagtgggaagattcgcctgctggaaagtgtagtaagcatgatctttcagaaagtgggtattcgttactctggctattttgcaaccttaagtactaaacatctgcgaaaatgttctgcagctattcagtggtcattgatgtcatgtattaccattttagtgcatgcacttgcccgcagtcattgcgtgttttatgataaattaataccccttgtactgcaagggctgcaaactgagattttagttaaacctacccacttttgattactttctcgtgtgctttattcccgtttaacaaggttccgctaaaggcaccccttcagatatcaaactctgtcatggtaccgctcaggaacccgtgatactgcggcggcagagtgcttgcctgttgataggtgagaccaaaaacgccactgaagcgtgtcattccagtcaactgtagaactcggccgcggaagccaggcagccaaccccctacagtgcccctggaaatatacactaatgtcacagaacaaattgcccgtgccattcgacggtcactcacgtttgtgcgtctctgatggcggcggtgtcacggcgggcctcgtgcaccggcctgcgccaccaagcctgccattcctgcgcaggcacttcatggttcagcgcgtcgctgagctcttgccaccgGTCGGTGATAgtgacgccgtgccgcagctcgatggcattcgccacgagctggggatgttcgtccataaaggcgagcaccagcgtgCGCTGAGCCTCAGATAACgccgatgagccgctgctgctgttgactacaggtacagttgacctccgccacgattgcgctcgactgagccaacaactttgaaagttgcgccgtttaggttCGTATAGTGAAGGAgatatgaaaacagtaactgcttgaaacggggttgtacttagcgccaccacgtaccgtcccgctaaatttagcgttatttcataacaataacaaaaaaaatacgtttatattgtgccgtattccttaaTAAACGTTTGAAAACTTGTACCAACACAATTTGATAATGATTaatagtagttaaacatttttcaacacgttacaaacacttttcactttgctatacggtccccaaatccacgtcaaaatgatgacgcgaggcttcatttcgctcattggctgttcacttcccttcgtcctcgcgaccgctgcggaccgcccactttttgacgtcaccgacagaccgcctccgtccggatttggaatttgtatataattgcaccacagaCTTATAGTGAACTAGACTATCATCGTATTCTAAGTGACTatacccagacaacgctgcgtctcccttattttgtgacggagggacgccggatgcgttgaaacgtgcatgcgtcaaagcaacacagcgcggcgcgcgcctgcgtgtATAAGTCAGAGACCGgtgtctggcgtggcaacgccggcgtgacgcgacgataTGAATGTGCACcacgagcacgtgcaccgcgtcacgccgaaatgtattggtgccttgacagtggtatgtagtcatgttctcacttggcacgcacctcatgattatcatgttcacaccagtcacataccttcgtcatccattggcgtcacgtaatacaaaatttggcatatgtgaagctagcgaaagcgcTGCGAGCGCATtgtgagagtggcatgtagtcaagttcgtacgtgacacgcatatcatgattatattgtttggatgcgtcatttcccagagtcgtccattcgcgtcacgtaataccgagtttggtacttgtgaaactagcgaaacggccgtgaacgcatcatgagtgtaacatgtagtcatgttgttacatgacacgtatctcatgtttatcatgtttgtaccaggaTCATACcgccgtcatccattcacgtcccgtaataccaagtttggtaaaagtgaagctagcgaaacggccgccagcacatcatgagcgtggcttgtagacatgttgttacatgacgcgcttctcatgattgtcatgttttcaccactcacatgcctttgtcatccattcacgtaccataataccaaattttgtatatgtgacgccagcgaaacggccacaatctcatcatgagcgtgacatgtagtcatgttacatgacccgcatgtctAAATTTTCATGGTAGggttggtcgcttgtgttcggcatgcaaccatgtcataccataccagttttgcaacatgacatgtgaatGAAAGcaacgcaagagctgcagggccataaAATGTGAATCTTGACATTCGTGACATAAAtttcaggattttcatgttatgactagtctaatatgttcttcatacagccatgttatgccataacaagtttggtatcgataccattaaggaaacggccaggagagcggaAATTCttgggtggatagatagatagatagatagatagatagatagatagatagatagatagatagatagatagatagatagatagatagatagatagatagatagatagatagatagatagatagatagatagatagatagatagatagatagatagatagatagatagatagatagatagatagatagatagatagatagatagatagatagatagatagatagatagatagatagatagatagatagatagatagatagatagatagatagatagatagatagatagatagatagatagatagatagatagatagatagatagatagatagatagatagatagatagatagatagatagatagatagatagatagatagatagatagatagatagatagatagagagatagatagatagatagatagatagatagatagatagatacgctcaaagtcgccgaagttcgctaagaaaggcttcgcatttaaaaatttaaaaattatgttctctgcttttttttttgcacttcagcAGGTCGTTACGTAACATTTGTAATGTGGACTTTTTTTCTCACCTTTCCCGCTTTTTTCACCTCACCAAAAGACTGATTGTGCTTCATTATTGTATGCATACGGTTGTTACGTCCCTGATGTATGTATAAATCCGAAACGCATGTAACACTTTGGGACGTCACATGGGCCGGCATAAAGTCATTTCTTCACACGCTGCAGTTTGCACGTGTTCATGTACAGTGGGACCAAACGTTTCCACACCACTATTCCGTGTATTCCTATGACAGCGTGGCCTAGGAACTTTTGACTCCCCCGGTACCTGCAAGTTTTTATGTGCCAGCTAGCAGAATTTAttcaatattttgttttattgattTTAGCTAAAACAAATGCCATGTATGCTGTTTGTGGGATCTGCCCTTCAAGCCCAGTGAGCCTTCGGtaggccagttttgtattgtaCCACCGTTCTATTCataaaatagtaataataatagaaATAGCAGACGTTAGTTTTACTAAGGCGGAGGGATAAATTCACCATGAATAAGGAGCAATAGCTACAACCCATCTGCTAGTATCTCAAAAATATAGGCCACATTAAGACGAAAAACTCTATGGTATAGAATATAGAAGCTTCGAATGAAACTTTTGTATAGCATATGTTACAATCAAACCGGAATCGATAAAGTGGGATGTTCACTAGCAGCAGCATATAGTTCGTAGAGATGCAACGCACACATAACATACGAGAGTACTATTTCAGAACCACTAGTTTTTCcaacttctttaaaaaaaacaattagaGAATGAAATGCACTTCATGATGATATAGTAAACTTGAGTCACAAGAGCGCTTTTTTCTCATCATTGTAAATAGGAACATGTATACTACACCTTCTTTGACTGTTTGCTATTGCCATGTTGTACTGACATTTCGAATACATGCTGCAACTGTCATTTGTTTTTGTTCTTATATTTTGCGCTCTATTCTTCTTTACTGTCTCAGAACTGTAGTACAGAACTGTAGTACACAGTACACATCTTTCACGAAAAGATGCATGTAGCTAGAGACCAATTTTTTTCGTCTACTCTGTCTTCCTTGATTACAGGCCAACCCAAAAGATTCTGGCATTACTTgtcgaaagataaaaaaaagcatcacagAGATAAAGACATCTGACGGAACTACTGATAATGCTGGTGTCATTGCTCAAAGTTTCAACGCCTTCTTTCAGTCCGTATTTACACGGATGGCCTCACATGTGCACTTGGCAGCTTATACGCTCGTCAAACATATGCCTAAAGTATATTCAAGTAAAGAAGGTAAATTTAGCCTCTTGTGTAAATTAGACACAAAATCTCCGGGTCTTGATGATATATCAAACGTTTTTCTTAGTAGATATGCAATCTGGATTTCACATTATTTGTGTAAGATATATGCAACTTCCTTAGAAACTTGTGTGATACCCGATGACTGGCACTCTGCAAGAATAGTCCCAATTCATTAATCTGGCTCACCATTAGAATTAAACAACTATAGGCCAGTTTCCCTTACATCCGCAGCTTGTAAGCTACTAGAACACATAATATTTAAGGCGATTATGACACATCTGGAAGACAATAAACTGCTTAACGGCAACCAACACAGATTCAGGTCTGGCTACCCATCCCTCAATTAGCCGAGATCACTCATGACTTTGCAAATTCACTAAACTTTAAAGGCCAGATTGATGCAATGtttttagatttttctaaagcgtttGATGTAGTACCACACGATGACTTAATCATGAAACGGTCAGCTATTGGTGTTGATCAGAACATTGTCCGTTCGGTTGCATGCTATTAGTCATCACGGAAACAATATGTGATGGCCAATGACGGTGTTTCTGCCTCATTAGATGTACACTCAGGAGGGCCGCAAGGATACGTGCTTGCGCTATTATTTTTTTagtgtacataaatgatatttatTTCTCAGTTCAATCACCTGTTAAAATCCGACTTTTTGCGGATGATTGCGTTATTTATGCCGACATTGTTCACCATTCTGGTCAAGCCAGACTGAACTATGCATTGCAATCCATCTGCGCCTGGTGTGATAAGTGGGGCTTGAAGCTCAACGCATCAAAAATGGCATCCATCACAGTTACCAACAAACGAAACCCATTAGCATTCCAATATACCATTAATAACAGTTATGTTAAAAAGGCTACGCGAATGAAATATCTGGGTGTCATGCTTAAAAGCAATTTAAATTTAGAAGCTCATATAGATAACATCTGTAGCAATGCGCTAAAGGAGTTACCATTTTTAAAACGTAAACTGCGTCGCACTTCACCTTCTATAAATCTAACAGCTTACAAAGCGCTTATCAGGCCTAAGTTAGAATATGCAGACCTGGTGTGGGCGCCGTATCAAAAATACCTAATTAAAAAAATAGAGAGGATCCAGAACCTGGCTCTGAGGTTCATTTATTCTAGCTACTCTCGTTTTGCAAGCGTTTCTGCCCTTCGTGTGAAGGCAAATCTGAAAACACTCGCTCATCGTAGAATAGCCTCTCGAATAAAATTTATCTATCAATTGTACCTTGGTCACTTCGAAATTCCACTCAATCGCTACCTAACCGGCCCGTCCATGCGCTTTGATCGTATTCATCATAATAAAACAGTTAGACAACCATTCAGTCACCTGAACGTTCATCAGTACTCATTATTCCCTCATGCTCTTTCATTGTGAAACAAGTTACTTCAGGAGGTCGTTAATGCGGACACGACACAATCATTCGCCCATCTCGTCAATGACCTaacacttgatttttaatatgcgatatattatgttcctcattagtgctgacatttttttctatttctgtaTGAATGCCATTATTGCTATGTATTCTTTATATTTTCTCTGATGTTGAGAATTTTCTTATATATTTATATTCTGTTTTGTCACTGACATTTGTTActcactcctgcttgggcccgaaAAGGACCTGctgtatttgtaaataaataaataaataattaaaactaTGATTATTCATATTAAGTTTCAAGTACACCTCTCTGCCGTGATTTCATTAAGACGCTGCAGGAACCATGTAAACAAAGGAGTATCTTGCAGTCGCTCGCCTTACGTAGCAGCTCACCATGCAGCCTTAATGTAACGCGCGCTGTTTATttctggcagcagcaagcagagatGATAAGCGCGCTTGTTCTTCCTCGAACCGCCAGCAGCTCCCGGCGCTAATGTATGCGATCACCGATGAAATGCAGTTTCCGCTACATCAAGCCTGAAGCGAAGAACTCGCGTTCCTGTTCAAACAAACAAGCAATCTCTAAGAACAGATCACGTATGTGTACACTTGTAAACACCATTCCGCTTGCGTACATGTACAGtgtcataaaataaaaaaagaaggcttcATTAAAAGaggcacaatactgcgcacgattTTAAAGATGGAAAGTTATATTAACATTTCAGTTACTTTGCACATTGTTGGTTTTGTTTATATTTAACTCAGACGCTTTACGTGGTAATTTGCCTTGCTcagctattttttctttgcttggTGCCATTATTACGATCATCGATTAGTCAAGGCGACACAATTATGAGAAATAATTATCTATTTTAATCTGCATTGACTTTAGTCCCTCATTCACTCATAAACATTGATTTCCACTTCACTGCTTTATATATCTTTATGCAAGCAACATCATCGTATGCGCACCCGTAGCCACTGACTCGTGTCAATGTATGCACATTTATTGTTGCAAAAATAAATTTACGTGACTCACTGCTATTATTTTTGGTGAAATGTTTTAAGGTCGCTTCAATAAGTCTCGATAGACAAATTTACTTTCAAGTATAGTTCAGGAACACAAGGTTAACCTTTCGATACTCATTTTTTTTCCTCCCAACCACCCATACGGATGCGGCAGGTGCCCGTTCTGCTTTAGTGGTAATAGGCCTATGCGGCGGTCTTTACGCAAACGCGTCATATTTAGTTTCCCCATCAAAGGAAGGGTGAAGATAATCAAGGCATGCCTACAACTGCCTTCATGAGGACACATCTCGCACCCCTGAAACACTGCGAATTTGTCTGTCGAGGACACTGTTTGGCATCATAGAATGGCCGTTTTTGGAAACGATGGGAAAACACGCGATTGAAACTAGAAAACTTCATGGGTCGGTATTTTTGGCCCTAGCCGGTTAAACTTGCCCTCCCGACTTCGGCCCGGTGACATAATGCGAGGCCCTGGCCCTACCCCTACCCGAGGAAAAAATTCGCCTGCATGGCCCGACCCCAGCCGACCGCAGAGTGAGCCTGACACAGGCCCGAGAGGCAATATACGTGGTCATTGAGCACGGATTCAACAACAATGTGTCTTAagcggcatatatatatatatatatgttttaatGGCGTATCCtacactgacatttattcacaAGTTCCGTAGACTGTCACACCACCCCGCGGCTGTCAGCGTAATTTTTTCAAAGAGTATCGGAGTAGCGGCGATGCAGCGACGCTCATAGCATGTGGATGTACTTCTTGGCTGGCGTTCGGCCTTCAGCAGAAcctttctgttgtagttaccggaagCAAAAAGGTCACTAAATTCGTTTTACAGTCTCTGTTtacgaaaagagtgcgcttttcagacacagcgaggtaacaactgagacgcttattcgcgttcatctctaCCTATGAGCACGTTTCGTCTGTCATTTGTGCTTGAAatacgcggggcacgttttggtCTTCTCGCAATTCAGCACGTGACCTTCCGACTATTTGCTATCGTGTTCTTTGCTTTGCCtttcggcaaagctgtgactttttttcaaaTATGCGTCAAAAATATCAGCATTGCGATACCTTAGCGACATCTTACATCGGTAAGTATCCTTTCAAAAACTAAGGACGTGAAAGGAAATACAGAATATTATAACATTATTTGGGGTTTAGGGTGACAAAGCACGTAATGATCGTGAAGCATGCCTTTAGTGGAGGGCAACGTGCATGAACATCGCACGCCTCAACAAGTGATGTGTTTGGCATTCAGGACCTCTTCCCCTTCAACAAGGTATCGTATCCGAGTTTCTTAAGCGTCTAGGTGGCGCATAATATGCGACTGCAGAAAGAATAGAGCCAtcgcgatgaaaaaaaaactgcagtgcAGGCCGCACATTTGCTCAGCGACTCATACTCACTGTGGGTGCCATATTGAACCAACCTGTGCGCCCCTTATAGGCGACGAAATTTGCGAATACTTTTTACGTATAGAAATTTCTTCTAAAAATTCATTGACGGTGGGAACAGCTGAGGTGGTATACAGGATACAGGGAATGTTTGCTTCTCAGTGGTTCAGTGTACTTACCTTTTTCTGCAAATACTATGAGGCTGCAATCAGGATTCAACAGACGCCTCACTTGTCCGCTAGACTCGTTGCATAAGAAAAGGAGGACACCATCCAGAACAGTATAAATTGTGTTGACGTTGAGGGACCCTGAATGTGAGTCTTGTTCATGATCACCCGAACTGCGTGCCGAAACATAAATCATGAGGATCATCGAACGCATTTCACAAATGATATTGTAGCAAGAAAAGTGACTTGCAACATGAGTTCTGCTTTATTACAGAGCGCCATAAAAACAGAGGACACAAGCAACAGAACGATCTCTTTCTTTTGTTCACATTGCGTTTTATTAAATTTAGAGCACGCTTGATCTCATGACAAGCCAATCGTGCACCATTGCTCTTTTGGAAATCTAGCACTTGTTTTTAGCATAGTAGTAGAACTTCGCCACACTAGTATAAATAAGTGAGGAAAGCTCAATTCATTGTGTTGTTGCAACAACACTAACCCAGACAAGCGTTTTAATGAACCACGTGCATCATGACTACTTTTAGACATACATATAACTAgccaaaagaaagaacaaaaattatGTCATAGCAGTATTTTCATCTATGACATCGCTTCTTCAGGATGTACAAACGCGCACACAGTTAAAGGAAACACCTGAGTGCAGAGCGCGTAGATTTCGTTATCTTACGGAAGCATAGTAGCTTAGTTAAATATGCATAAGACTACCGATGGGTAAAGTTTTCACTCCTATTGATAGGCTAATGATGTGCACGCAGATTGTTTTTCGCAGGCGCTTGTTGTTAGAGGACTAAcaatattgatggtgtgcattcgaTTATTCGAGTTTTTTCTTTAACAGTGAACGGTATCGTACAATATAGAGTTTCAGGGGTGAATCTCCTCAGGCTGTGGGTCGTTCCCTTCTCTGTGGTACAAGTAGTATTAGTATGTAGCCACATCTAGTTTATCAACATGTGAATAGATGGCATTGTGTGTTACCATTATGACATCACTAAATAGCTTTAGTAGTTTTCGTATAGTTCACAACTAATCTATTCATAATACCCTACAGGCCCCGAAGAGCATTGAGTATTGGCGTTAAAGAAACTTTACCTTAAAGAAAGCATGAAAACAAACTGCaacaaaaaaacgaagaaaattaTACAATGGAAGAGAAAAGAACAAGCGCTACAATACGCTGTAGTAAAACATCTTTATACAAAAATCAAAAAGACATATGAGCTTGCAAATGCTCCCGAAATTTCACAGGGCCTCCTAATGAAACAATCTCACCAAAAAGACTGTTCACCaaaaaacaaaattattgaaTGACAGCGTGTGACCAAAAATGCATCTGAAACTGAAATGATTATGAAGACGACGTGATGTACGCGAAGGAATTTCAATCGAGAGAGACGACTGGTTCAAGAGTTGTAGTGGTATTTATGGAACATGCATAGAAGGGGTGGCAGAGCCGCCGGAATTAAAGTTAGGGAGGGCAATGTCGCGTTTGATTTGGCTGATGCCGGTATAGTAATCGTACTTTGAAGGTATGAAGCGGGTTGTACGATTTTGGATCCACTCAACTTTATCTCTTAGGTATTGTTGATGAGGAGACCAGGTCGATGAAGCGTATTCTAATTGAGGGCGTACAAAGGTTATATAGGGCTGTTGCCCTATGAAAGATAGTGAACGATGCAGATTCCGACGCAAAAATCCCAAGGTTCTATTAGCTTTAGCGCATGTATACTTTGCGATGTGACTACACTAAGTCAAATTAGAGCAAACATGAACGCCAAGATATTTCTAAGTAGATGAACTGAAAATTACAGCGGAACAGACATagtaaggaaagaaaaaatacaCATTATTTACGTGTGAAAGACAGTACACAGCACTTAGATGTGTTACGCGTCATTTGACATCGGTCACACCAATGAATAATTATGTCGAGGTCCTGTTGCAATATGACACCGTCTTCGTCAGAGTTAATAGTCCTATACACTACGCAGTCATCCGCAAAATAACGAATTGAAGAAGAAATGTTACAAGGCAAATCATGGATatcaattaaaaaaagaagaggacctAATACGCTACCCCGGGGGTACACCCGATAAGACAAATGAGGTAGATGAGCTGGAGTATTGACAAATGTGAACTGCTGTCGGTTAGATAAAAATTCCGGAGCCAAGATAATGATGATGAGTCGAGTCTAAGGGCCAATAGTTTATCTATTAGACGACATTGGGCAACTCATCGAATGCTTTCGCAATGTCTAAAGATTGTATGCAATGATTTTGTTACTATTCATACCGTTATGTAAATCCAACGTAAGTTCGAATAGTTGGGTATCGCACGATAATGTtttccgaaaaccatgttgatttaCGAAGAAGAAGGTATTAGACTCAAGATTACTGTAAATGTGGGAGGCGATGATGTGTTCCAGTAGCTTGCAAGAGATGCATGTTAGCGAGATTGGGCGATAGTTACCAGGGGAGTGTTTGTTCCCGTCCTAAAATATCGGAATAACCTTTGCAGTCTTCCAGTCAGTGGGAAGTTGACCAGTGGATAAAGACTGTTGAAAAATGTCGCATAGAATTCGACTGGACGAAAGGGCATGTGTTTTTGAGTATTTTGGAATTAATATTGTCCACACCACACGATGTAGACAACTTTAGATTGTTTAAAAGTTTAGATATGCCTT is a genomic window containing:
- the LOC142814712 gene encoding uncharacterized protein LOC142814712, whose translation is MDEHPQLVANAIELRHGVTITDRWQELSDALNHEVPAQEWQAWWRRPVHEARRDTAAIRDAQTGTVGGWLPGFRGRVLQLTGMTRFSGVFGLTYQQASTLPPQYHGFLSGTMTEFDI